A single region of the Acidithiobacillus acidisediminis genome encodes:
- a CDS encoding EAL and HDOD domain-containing protein yields the protein MNDESGQAAANLDFVARQAILDGRGNIQAYELLAREEYSATEDPFLASAQVLVKVFSVFQLEQLLDGKKAFINFTNSLFDEKTLEMFPSERVVPEFTITENPSRDFLDKLQHLKKSGFHIAIDRFSGQVWEVALLRWVTYVKIDVESHDRETIDGLLKLVRSQKYSTRSPLLIATKVETREQADFCFSSGFDWSQGYYFMRPQVITNRHVGNDQRNIFQLLNLLSGDGPVDEIEEGFRRDPTLSVQLLRFLNSAGMRRGQEIDSIRRALLVLGRVPLQRWLTLLMFTSQGPRKHSLLAVASSRARLAELLRLQSQHLEQTPEALHRSFLVGMLSLIDALFDRPLPELLGELQLHPAVTSALLEREGEDGLLLQLLESIEQGDLAAVQQWAAHVGLPAASVNRLSLEAMAWAAALPH from the coding sequence ATGAACGATGAATCTGGCCAAGCGGCCGCAAATCTCGATTTTGTCGCCCGGCAGGCGATTCTGGATGGCCGCGGGAACATCCAGGCCTATGAGCTCCTGGCACGCGAGGAGTACAGCGCGACAGAAGATCCATTTCTGGCCTCGGCACAGGTTTTGGTCAAGGTGTTTTCTGTCTTCCAATTGGAGCAACTCCTCGATGGGAAGAAAGCCTTTATCAACTTCACCAATAGTTTATTCGATGAAAAAACTTTGGAAATGTTTCCTAGTGAGCGCGTGGTTCCTGAATTCACTATTACTGAAAATCCAAGCCGAGATTTTCTTGATAAATTACAACATCTGAAAAAATCTGGATTTCACATTGCTATTGATCGATTTTCCGGGCAGGTTTGGGAAGTAGCGCTATTGCGTTGGGTGACCTATGTAAAAATAGATGTCGAGTCTCACGATAGAGAGACAATCGATGGTTTGTTGAAGCTGGTTCGTTCGCAAAAATATTCTACGCGATCACCGTTATTGATTGCCACGAAGGTGGAGACGCGGGAGCAGGCGGATTTTTGTTTTTCCTCCGGCTTTGATTGGAGTCAGGGTTATTATTTCATGCGTCCGCAGGTCATTACCAATCGTCATGTCGGTAATGATCAAAGAAATATCTTTCAGTTGCTGAATTTGTTATCAGGTGATGGTCCGGTAGATGAAATAGAGGAAGGGTTTCGTCGTGATCCGACCTTGTCCGTGCAGTTGTTGCGGTTTCTCAATTCTGCTGGGATGCGCCGCGGTCAGGAGATTGACAGCATTCGACGTGCATTGCTGGTCTTGGGGCGGGTCCCTCTGCAGCGCTGGTTGACCCTGTTGATGTTTACCAGCCAGGGGCCGCGCAAGCATTCCTTATTGGCGGTGGCGAGCAGTCGTGCGCGTCTTGCGGAGTTGTTGCGCCTGCAGAGTCAGCATTTGGAACAGACACCGGAAGCGCTGCATCGATCCTTCCTAGTGGGAATGCTGTCGCTGATTGATGCATTGTTTGATCGACCGCTACCGGAACTGCTGGGGGAATTACAGCTACACCCTGCAGTCACCAGCGCATTGTTGGAACGGGAGGGAGAAGACGGCCTGTTGCTGCAGCTCCTGGAGAGCATAGAGCAAGGCGACTTGGCTGCGGTGCAGCAGTGGGCAGCTCACGTCGGCCTGCCGGCTGCCAGTGTGAATCGTCTGTCTCTGGAAGCTATGGCCTGGGCCGCGGCTTTGCCGCACTAA